The Thiohalophilus sp. sequence CCGGCTCAGCGGGCGTAGCGGCTGGCCGGGGTTGGCGCTGACGATAAATTCCACCCGTTCCAGTCCGTTGGGCGAAAAGCCTTCCTCGCGGGCTTGCAGTTGCACATCGAAACGACCGCCTTCCATGCCCAGGGTCTGCATGCTTTGTGTGGCCTGTTCGGCCAGCCGCGTGGCGGCCTGCCGGCGCCCCTCGCTTAACTGCTGCGCCAGCTGACGATACGCGTTTTCGGCCTGGTCCAGCGCCTGTTGTAACTGGCCCAGCTGCACATCGGCCTGCTCCAGCGATTCGAGCTGTTGTTGCAGCTGGGGCAGCACACCGGCTAACTCCTCGACGGCCACATGGTGTTTGCGCGCCAGGGCATGAATGTCGGAGAGGCGCTGTTCCACCCAGCTCAGACGTCCGGGATCCAGCTCCAGCGCATCCAGGTAGTGGCGCAGTTCGCTGCCGGCCTCGCGGACCTGGATCAGCGCGCTGTCGAGCAGCTCGGCGACGGTCCCGAGCCGGGCGTCGGTGTCGGCCAGCTGCTGCAGTTCACTGCTGCACTGGCTGAGCAGTTGACTGGCATTGGTTTCGTCATTGTCCTGCAGCAGCTGGCTGACCCGCTCGCTGGTCTCCAGCAGCTGGCTGGCATTGGCCAGTCGCTTGTGTTCCTGTTCCAGCTCCGCCGGTTCGCTCTCTTCCAGGGCCAGGGTCTCCAGTTCGTTGACCTGAAAGCGCAGCAGATCCAGTCGGGCATCGCGCTCACTGCTGGCCTGACGCAGTTCGTCCAGTTCGTTTTTATGCTGTTGCCAGCGTTGATATACCTCGCGCAACTGCAGCAGCAGGCTCTGGTGACCGGCATAGTCGTCCAGCAGCTGGCGCTGGATATCGCGCTTGAGCAGGGACTGGTGTTCGTGCTGGCCGTGCAGATCCACCAGCATCTCGCCCAGCTCGCGCAGGCTTTGAATGGGACTGGGTTTGCCGTTGATAAACGCTCTGGAGGGACCGTTGCTGCTGATGGTGCGGCGAATAATGCACTCGTTTTCGCTGGCCAGTTCCCGTTCGGCCAGCCAGGCCTCGGCGTCGGGGGCGTCCTCGGTGCTGAAGGTGACGCTGATCTCGGCTTTGTCGGCCCCGTGACGAATCACGCCGCTGTCGGCACGATCGCCCAGCGCCAGGCTCAGGGCATCGAGCAGGATCGATTTGCCGGCGCCGGTCTCGCCGGTAAAGACGGTCAGTTCGCTGTCCATGGCCAGGTCGAGCTTTTCGACGATAGCGAAATTCCAGATATGGATATGCGTCAGCATGCCGTGTTACTCATCCTTTTTTCGATCACAATCCGCACGGTTTAAAAGTGCTCGCCCCAGTGCAGTTTGCGGCGCAGTATCTCATAATGATTGTGCTTGCAGGGATGGATCAGGCGGACCACGGTCCCCTTTTTGCGGATCAGAATCCGCTCGCCCGAGACCACGCCCAGGTTGATCTGGCCGTCGCAGGTGACCTGGGCATGGGAATGGGGATCTTCTTTGACCACCACTTCGATTTCACTGTCGCCGTCGACCACAATGGGGCGGTAACTCATGGTGTGCGGACAGATGGGCACGATGATCATGGCGTCCATGTCCGGCTCCAGAATCGGCCCGCCCGCTGACAGGGCATAGGCCGTGGAACCGGTGGGCGTGGAGATAATCAGCCCGTCGGAACGGACGCTGTTGAGCAGGCGCCCGTTGATATAGGTTTCGGTTTCGACCATGCGGGCGACTTCCCATTTGTGCAGCGCCACATCATTGAAGGCATCGCTCTGGCTGGGCGGGCCTTCGTGGTGATGGATCACGGTGGTCAGCATGATCCGGTGTTCTTCCTCGAATTTGCCATTGAGGATTTCATTGATTTGTTGTGTCATCTCGTCGGGCGAGACATCCACCAGAAAGCCGAGTCGCCCCAGATTGATGCCCAGCAGCGGGACTTTGCTTTCCACCAGCGAGCGGGCGGCGTTGAGCAGGGTGCCGTCACCGCCAATGGTCATGGCCAGATCGCAGCGTTGCCCCAGTTCTTCCAGGCTGACCCGTGGATAATCGCATTGGTGTAAATCCCGGGCGGTGCTCTCTTCAATCAGGATCTCGCACTGGCGCCGCTCCAGAAGTTGGCCCAGTTCGACAATGGCGGCGTTGACCGCCGGGTCGGCGTATTTGCCAATCAGTCCAATCGTATTGAAAGCATTTTTCATTGTTATTCTTCCCGTATTCGATTCCCCCGGCACGGCTGTCGGGCGGGCTTGACCGCGGTCGCGAGCAGTTGCAAATTCGCGATTGGCACTCTATTCTGACGAGTGCTAATCATACCTCCATTTGACCAGACCGGGATGTGCCGTGAGCAACGATCCGATTATAAATGATCGCGCCCAGTCGCTGTTAAAAACGCTGATAGAACGTTATATCCAGGACGGCCAGCCGGTCGGCTCCCGGATTCTGTCGCGTGAGTCGGGCATGAACCTCAGCCCGGCGACCGTGCGCAATGTCATGGCCGATCTGGAAGATCTGGGGCTGGTCAAGGCGCCGCACACTTCCGCGGGTCGGATTCCCACAGTACGCGGATACCGGCTGTTTGTCGATAATCTGCTCACTGTGCGCCCCTTGCGCGGCAATGTGGTGGAACGCTTTCGCGATGAACTGCATCGCCTCGATGATCCCGAAGAGTTGATCGATCGCGCCTCCAATCTGCTCTCCAGTATGACCCGCATGGCGGGGCTGGTGATGCTGCCGCGCGCCGGCTCGGTACAGTTAAAGCATATTGAATTCCTGCCTCTCTCCGGGGACCGGGTGCTGGTGATTCTGGTGATCAATGATCAGCAGGTGCAAAACCGGATTATTCACACCGATCGACCCTATACCCAGTCGGAGCTGCAACAGGCGGCCAATTATCTCAACAGCGAATTCGCCGGTCGCGAGCTGGATTCGATACGCGCACGGGTGCTCCAGCACATGGAGGAAATCCGCGACGACATGAAGCAGATCATGCAACTGGCGGTGCAACTGGCCGACGAGGTGGTCCAGACCAGCCAGACCGCCGATTACGTGGTGCACGGCGAGACCAATCTGATGAGTTACGCCGAGATGGCCGATATGGAACGCCTGCGCCAGCTGTTCGAGGCGCTGCGGACCAAGCAGGATATTCTGCACATTCTGGACAAGTCCATCCACGCCGAGGGCATGCAGATTTTCATCGGCGAGGAATCGGGCTACGACGCTTTTGGCGAATGTTCGGTAGTGACGTCGCCCTACCGGGTGCAGGACGAGGTGGTGGGCGTGCTGGGGGTCATCGGCCCGACCCGCATGGCCTACGACCGGGTGATACCGGTGGTGGATGTGACCGCCAAATTGCTGGGGTCACTCTTGACCTCGGAATAATCGTCCCCATATTCCCCCATAATTCCAAACAGATTCAAACCCTTATCAGGTAATCGCAACGCTTCGGAGTAGAGCATGAGTGACACAGATGTGACCGATCAACAGCCCCAGGACAACCCC is a genomic window containing:
- the recN gene encoding DNA repair protein RecN — translated: MLTHIHIWNFAIVEKLDLAMDSELTVFTGETGAGKSILLDALSLALGDRADSGVIRHGADKAEISVTFSTEDAPDAEAWLAERELASENECIIRRTISSNGPSRAFINGKPSPIQSLRELGEMLVDLHGQHEHQSLLKRDIQRQLLDDYAGHQSLLLQLREVYQRWQQHKNELDELRQASSERDARLDLLRFQVNELETLALEESEPAELEQEHKRLANASQLLETSERVSQLLQDNDETNASQLLSQCSSELQQLADTDARLGTVAELLDSALIQVREAGSELRHYLDALELDPGRLSWVEQRLSDIHALARKHHVAVEELAGVLPQLQQQLESLEQADVQLGQLQQALDQAENAYRQLAQQLSEGRRQAATRLAEQATQSMQTLGMEGGRFDVQLQAREEGFSPNGLERVEFIVSANPGQPLRPLSRVASGGELSRISLAIQVITAQDTRIPTLIFDEVDVGIGGRVAEIVGLQLRELATHRQVLCVTHLPQVAALGQHHFQVSKRAASDVTISEITELTPEQRVDEIARMLGGIEITDQTLSHAREMIDRAQAG
- a CDS encoding NAD(+) kinase, encoding MKNAFNTIGLIGKYADPAVNAAIVELGQLLERRQCEILIEESTARDLHQCDYPRVSLEELGQRCDLAMTIGGDGTLLNAARSLVESKVPLLGINLGRLGFLVDVSPDEMTQQINEILNGKFEEEHRIMLTTVIHHHEGPPSQSDAFNDVALHKWEVARMVETETYINGRLLNSVRSDGLIISTPTGSTAYALSAGGPILEPDMDAMIIVPICPHTMSYRPIVVDGDSEIEVVVKEDPHSHAQVTCDGQINLGVVSGERILIRKKGTVVRLIHPCKHNHYEILRRKLHWGEHF
- the hrcA gene encoding heat-inducible transcriptional repressor HrcA, which produces MSNDPIINDRAQSLLKTLIERYIQDGQPVGSRILSRESGMNLSPATVRNVMADLEDLGLVKAPHTSAGRIPTVRGYRLFVDNLLTVRPLRGNVVERFRDELHRLDDPEELIDRASNLLSSMTRMAGLVMLPRAGSVQLKHIEFLPLSGDRVLVILVINDQQVQNRIIHTDRPYTQSELQQAANYLNSEFAGRELDSIRARVLQHMEEIRDDMKQIMQLAVQLADEVVQTSQTADYVVHGETNLMSYAEMADMERLRQLFEALRTKQDILHILDKSIHAEGMQIFIGEESGYDAFGECSVVTSPYRVQDEVVGVLGVIGPTRMAYDRVIPVVDVTAKLLGSLLTSE